The Candidatus Babeliales bacterium genome has a window encoding:
- a CDS encoding ankyrin repeat domain-containing protein — protein DLVQLLLKKGANITLKNKYGDTPLIIAATNDINIVNMLITYGANISDTNYHKETVLYIAHSHNIIKNIDQLNYCQYDHVDNYIGWCIGNGAEINTRNTNKLRPVDVAENLYNYALKHSINEEVTHKEKIYYLFLNHTPYCFDAIVYSLLRRTVDNYDVIKIIMGYYKALTIDREIAMNINRDADFYDYSMQKIKKEQFRNDLLKQICEKSGYYNPHKALPIM, from the coding sequence AGACTTAGTACAATTATTACTTAAAAAAGGAGCAAATATTACTCTCAAAAACAAATACGGAGATACTCCTCTTATAATTGCTGCTACAAATGATATAAACATAGTAAATATGTTAATTACCTATGGAGCAAATATATCAGACACAAATTACCATAAAGAAACAGTATTGTATATTGCTCATTCACATAATATTATTAAGAATATTGATCAACTTAACTATTGCCAATATGATCATGTTGATAATTATATTGGTTGGTGCATCGGAAATGGCGCTGAGATCAATACAAGAAATACTAATAAACTTAGGCCTGTAGATGTGGCTGAAAATCTCTATAATTATGCACTTAAACATTCTATTAATGAAGAAGTTACGCATAAAGAAAAAATATATTACCTATTTTTAAATCATACACCCTATTGTTTTGATGCAATTGTATATTCATTATTACGTAGAACTGTAGATAATTATGATGTTATTAAAATAATCATGGGCTATTATAAAGCATTGACCATTGATAGAGAAATTGCCATGAATATTAATCGTGATGCTGATTTTTATGATTATTCGATGCAAAAAATAAAAAAAGAACAATTTAGAAATGATTTACTTAAACAAATATGTGAAAAAAGTGGATATTATAATCCCCACAAAGCATTGCCTATTATGTAG
- a CDS encoding ATP-dependent RecD-like DNA helicase, giving the protein MLEIENLHGIVDHIIYQNIENGFAVFVVQVNVKNSVTVKGYVPTLVAGEQVLLRGVWNMHQKFGKQFDAQSCEKQAPTSILGLKKYLGSGLIKGIGPVYGDKLVEIFGEKVLEIIDKNPERLREIPGIGAKRIEKIVTAWKDQKEISNIMVFLQNKGISATYAVKIYKRYKDQSIAIIEKNPYRLAEDIWGIGFKTADQIAQKSGVAADCKQRITAAILHVIQTTTNDGNLYIQLEELKEETVKLLELEPESTQPIIKAALHDLYNADKIKLLTYNDIHFITLPSFYFSEKSIAHKIDKLHTFPASHVFDIIHIQKMLQENASNQSIMLNEQQQEGILACLQHKVTIITGGPGTGKTTLIKKLLMILDMQRVKYALAAPTGRAAKRITEGTGRHASTIHRLLDFDVTTMSFRHNESNALPVDFLIIDEASMIDVFLANALFKALPLSAHLILIGDVDQLPSVGAGNFLHDMIASKKIVTVSLQHIFRQAQNSLIVINAHRINNGEFPLSEHENSRKDFIFIKEENPENVPLHLEAIYAKALRHYGIFKDDSIVLTPMHRGVVGTQKLNHDLQKLLNKNNEEVCITYAGVQFQVNDRVMQLRNNYDKNVFNGDIGVIETVNVQDKMIHVRFAEILIDYELSDLNELVHAYAVSIHKSQGSEFSAVIIPIFMQHFMMLQRNLLYTAVTRAKKLCIIIGQPRAVAMSIKNNKSVERITFLQQFLTTDLACR; this is encoded by the coding sequence ATGCTTGAAATTGAAAATTTACATGGTATTGTTGATCATATTATTTACCAAAATATAGAAAATGGATTTGCTGTTTTTGTCGTACAGGTAAATGTAAAAAATAGCGTTACAGTCAAGGGATATGTCCCCACTCTTGTTGCCGGCGAGCAAGTTCTCTTGCGTGGTGTTTGGAATATGCATCAAAAATTTGGAAAACAATTTGATGCACAATCATGTGAAAAACAGGCACCTACATCTATTCTTGGTCTCAAAAAATATTTGGGCTCAGGTCTTATTAAAGGGATTGGTCCGGTATATGGGGATAAATTAGTAGAAATATTTGGTGAGAAAGTTCTTGAAATCATTGATAAAAACCCAGAACGTCTACGTGAAATTCCTGGTATTGGAGCAAAACGTATTGAAAAAATTGTTACTGCATGGAAAGATCAAAAAGAAATTTCCAATATTATGGTCTTTTTACAAAATAAAGGTATATCTGCCACATATGCAGTAAAAATTTATAAACGATATAAAGATCAATCAATTGCCATTATTGAAAAAAATCCATACCGTTTAGCTGAAGATATTTGGGGCATTGGTTTTAAAACTGCTGATCAGATTGCACAAAAAAGTGGTGTTGCAGCTGATTGTAAACAACGAATTACTGCTGCAATTCTACATGTTATTCAAACAACAACCAATGATGGTAATTTATATATACAACTTGAAGAACTTAAAGAAGAAACAGTAAAGCTTCTTGAGCTTGAACCTGAAAGTACACAACCTATTATAAAAGCTGCTCTTCATGATTTATATAATGCAGATAAAATAAAGCTGTTAACATATAATGACATTCATTTTATTACATTACCATCATTTTATTTTTCTGAAAAATCAATTGCTCATAAAATTGATAAGTTACATACCTTCCCTGCTAGTCATGTATTTGATATCATACACATTCAAAAAATGTTACAAGAAAATGCGTCAAACCAATCTATTATGCTTAATGAACAACAACAAGAAGGCATTTTAGCTTGTTTACAACATAAAGTTACTATTATTACGGGTGGACCAGGAACGGGTAAAACAACACTAATAAAAAAATTATTGATGATACTTGATATGCAGCGCGTTAAATATGCTTTGGCAGCACCAACGGGAAGAGCAGCAAAACGCATTACTGAAGGAACTGGTCGGCACGCTAGCACTATTCATCGTTTGCTTGATTTTGATGTGACGACTATGAGCTTTAGGCATAATGAAAGCAATGCACTTCCGGTAGATTTTCTTATTATTGATGAAGCATCAATGATCGATGTATTTCTTGCAAATGCTCTTTTTAAAGCATTACCATTATCAGCGCATCTTATTTTGATTGGCGATGTTGATCAATTGCCATCAGTTGGTGCAGGTAATTTTTTGCATGATATGATTGCAAGCAAAAAAATTGTAACAGTTAGTCTTCAACATATATTTAGACAAGCACAAAATAGTCTTATTGTTATTAATGCTCATCGTATTAATAATGGTGAATTTCCCTTATCTGAGCATGAAAATTCGCGAAAAGATTTTATTTTTATTAAGGAAGAGAACCCAGAAAATGTACCATTACATTTAGAAGCTATTTATGCTAAAGCGTTGCGTCATTACGGTATTTTTAAGGATGATTCAATTGTATTAACACCAATGCATCGCGGTGTTGTTGGTACGCAAAAATTAAATCATGATCTACAAAAACTATTAAATAAAAATAATGAAGAAGTTTGTATAACCTATGCCGGAGTTCAATTTCAGGTTAATGATCGAGTTATGCAGCTGCGTAATAATTATGATAAAAATGTTTTTAATGGTGATATTGGTGTTATTGAAACAGTTAATGTACAAGATAAAATGATTCACGTACGTTTTGCTGAAATTCTTATTGATTATGAACTATCAGATCTTAATGAACTTGTTCATGCCTATGCAGTTTCTATTCATAAAAGTCAGGGATCGGAGTTTTCTGCGGTTATTATTCCTATTTTTATGCAGCATTTTATGATGTTACAAAGAAATTTATTATATACGGCTGTTACACGTGCAAAAAAATTATGCATAATTATAGGCCAACCGCGTGCTGTTGCAATGAGTATAAAAAACAATAAAAGTGTGGAACGAATTACCTTTTTACAACAGTTTTTAACAACTGATTTAGCGTGTAGATAA